AGGATTTGCAGAGAACCTAACATATTTTGTTTCTACAGGCTATTGATGGCACTTACATTGACAAGAAATGCCCCTTCACTGGAAATGTCTCCATCCGTGGTCGTATCCTCTCCGGTTAGTCTTTACATTTCCttgctgtttattgtttttggttTGGATGTAAAACAGTCAGCTTTTGTTTTCTCACTTTACTGCAAATGATGTTTTTCTCACGATGGTCTTCCAAGCCTTCTGGTTATGACGACAATGCCTTATGGCATTACTGATGCAACGACCCAAACCCCCTGCTCACCCTATTCAACGGTCTACTCCTATCCCTAGATCAGTGCTTAGATGTATTCTAAGATTGACCACACATTGACCCGATTCTGCCTTTTCAGGCGTGGTGACCAAGATGAAGATGCAGAGGACCATCGTCATCAGACGTGACTACCTGCATTACATCCGCAAATACAACCGCTTTGAGAAGAGGCACAAGAACATGTCGGTCCATCTCTCACCTGCCTTCAGGTAAGAGGATCTCTGTCATACTGTTGAGCCTTTCCAACCTCTCTTCCTTCCGTGTGTTTTTTCTGACCAGGCTGTATCCAATAATTGGCTCATTGTGCCTTTCCTACTGCAAGGGTAGTAGTTCTATTAAATCAGATTTGATGTTGGCTGCAAATGATGTTTTTCTCACGATGGTCTTCCAAGCCCATGTGGCTCTGACGACACTGCCTAATGGCAACACTGATGCAGTTTGGCCTACCTATCACATGAGATGGCACATTGGTTGATGTTGTCATACCCCCAAAAGCAGTGCCTCGGTCACTTCAGGATTATGCTCCAATAATTCCCTCCTTTTCTCTGCAGAGATGTCTCCGTCGGAGACATTGTTACCGTCGGAGAGTGCCGACCCCTCAGCAAGACTGTGAGGTTCAACGTCCTCAAGGTCACAAAGGCCGCTGGAGCGAAGAAGCAGTTCCAGAAGTTCTAATCTAGGATGTGCAGGAGATGAGACCAATTGACAGGAAGGCTTTCTTTCTAGGCTGACCTGTTCTGTTGTATCTGAAATAAAGAATGTTCTGTATCTTGGTCTTCTAGCCTGTCTTTTGTAAAATAATTGTAGTGGCTGAGGCTGACTTACTGTTCGTTCTGCTGGACAGTTCTTTCCGTCTCCAACCACAGGGCCATTTGTCCATCTTCTTTAAAGCCTGAGTTTTTCTTGGAAGTAATGATACTCCAGTTCAGTGAGCTAGCTGCTCCACAAATGTATAGGTTCTTACATAAATGTAATTGTAACCCATATcatcacctggtatagaggtcctggatggcaggaagctcggccccggtgatgtactgggccgtacgcactaccctctgtagtgccttgcggtcggaggccgagcagttgccataccgggcggtgatgcaaccagtcagtatcctctcgatggtgcagctgtggaaccttttgaggttctgaggacccatgccaaatcttttcattccTTTAAAGGTCCATTAAATTGTGGGCCGTCAAGACAAGTGTGATGGAGTTTCTTTTTAAGTTCGGTATATTTGTTAGTGTTGCAATGGAAACATTTATGCCCAACAATCGTTTTGCAGCAAACTAGTTTCTATTGGACTAATTCGGGTATGTCCCCCACCTGAATCTGTTCAATAAACTAGCttttgttgcaaaacgttttctgTTTGGAGTAAACGGTCTCTGTTGCAGATCAAGTTATACTTAGGCATACTTTAGTTTTATTGTAATGGGATCTGCAATGATCTGATAATTTAGGCTGGTTGTATTCAAATCTGTTTATAGGTgcagagtactgctggttttctgttttaCCTGATACATTGTGTCCCAGGTCTATATCACAGAGACTGAATTGGAAGTGAGACACCCCACACGCTGTTATTTGAATATAGTTTTGTTTGGTTCAATTAAAGTCAATGAACTAACTAGACCAGAACCAGCTGCTATTGCGTTGGTGTCTATGAGGGAGACACCCAGTTAAGTAGACTGGAACGTATAATTTTTTTCAATGATAAATGTTCTGGGTGAACgatcttcatttatccaccatctttgtaAATCAGTCCTTGATTTGATGGGAAGCATGAACAtcagcagtggaactggcttcaaggtccagatTTGAATTCGCCTGTATTAGGcgaagaaaaaaaatacattatacACAATGTCtctatatttactattttctttGGAACATTATTCTGCATTGAGTATTTTGCGTTTTTGGCTCAGCCATTAATATAATGTGAACGTCTCAGCGATTTAATAGTcttgtcaatctaagtaacacaaataaaaaaaatctccGGCAAAATCTGTCAATTTAGACGAGAGATATGCTTTTTTTCTTTTtacattggatgcgtctcaaatCCACTGCATCCGCAGATGTCAGTCAGCCTTCCTtatctgcagtggaaggtggcggagctacagcggtgtttgtcagaccacgagacatcccgaaaattgaTTTTCTCCTACAAACCACTATCACTACTCTGTGGAAAgacgagactctcacgaacacaatggttttgctctacgactcccaccggactcgtctgaagtcggtaaagctgatgtgccaacttctgtcaaGCTTCAGACCCATTCTGGGCTAAACTAATATGAACCCACTGTAGAAATGGGAGACTGGCGATACCCCACAGACACTTCATTccttattatttattttctgacttgtcttttttgccatttatgaatgtgttattcattgcatttctatgggctatattAAAGGACAAATTACATATTTTatcctttttttatatatatatacttaaaggggtcctaaaattccaaataaAATTAAAATGGTAGCTGAGTAGAGATTAAAcccatgtatactgaacaaaaatataaacgcaacaaacGCAACGCAAGTGTTGCTTTATGAgctgaccacgtgtaaccacgccaacccaggacatccacatccgAATTCTTCACCTGAGGGATCATCTGAGAGCAGCCACCCGGACAggtgatgaaactgaggagtatttctgtctgaaaTAAAGccctcattctgattggctgggcctggctccccagtgggttggcctggctcccaagtgggtgggcataTGCCCTCCCAGGaaccacccatggctgtgccgctgtccagtcatgtgaaatccaaagattagggcctaattaattaattccaattgactgatttccttatttgaactgttactcagtaaaattgttgaaattgttgcatgttgcatttatatttttgttcagggtatatatattatatagcctacactgactgtacaaaacattaagaacaccttcctaatattgagttacaccctcAGAGATTTCTGtatgtctttagctgacactctaggattcttcttaacctcattgagcattctgcgctgtgctcttgcagtcatctttgcaggacggccactccaagggagagtagcaacagtgctgaactttctccatgtATAGACattttgtcttactgtggactgactAACATCAAGACTTTTAGAGATATTTTTGTAATCCTTTCCAGTTTAATGCAAGtaaacaattcttaatcttgggtcttctgagatctcttttgttcgaggcatggttcacatcaggcaatgcttcttgtgaatagcaaactcacattttgtgagtgttttttatagggcagggcagctctaactaACATATCTAATCTCGTCTCAATGATTGTACTCCAgtttagctgactcctgactccaattagcttttggataaggaattagcctaggggttcacatactttttccaacctacactgtgaatgtttaaattatgtattcaatatagacaagaaaaatacaatactttgtgttattagtttaagcagactgtgtttgtctgttgttgtgacttagatgaagatcagatctaattttattaccaatttatgcagaaatccaggtaattccaaagggttcacatactttttcttgccactatatggaatcatgtagtaaccaaaaaagtgttaaacaaatcaaaatatatttgtatttgagtttctttaaagtagccatcctttgccttgatgagagctttgctcactcttggccTTCTAACatccagattcatgaggtagacacctggaatgcatttcaattagcaggtgtgccttgttaaaagttgatttgcggaatttctttccttcttaaggagtttgagacaatcagttgtgttgtgacatggtaggggtggtatacagaagatagcccaatttggtaaaagaccaagtccatattatggcaagaacatctcaaataagcaaagagaaacaacactaCATCATTACGTTgcgacatgaaggtcagtcaatccggaaaatgtcaagaactttgaaagtttattcaagaacagttgcaaaaaccatcaagtgctatgatgataCTGGCTCTCATGGggatcgccacaggaatggaagacccagagtcacctctgctgcagaggataaattcattagagttaactgcacctcagattgcaacccaaataaatgcttcacagagttcaagtaacagacacatctcatcattaactgttctgaggagactgtgtgaatcaggccttcatggttgaatttcttgatcaaaaaccactactaaaggacaccaataataagagatttgattgctgccaagggaatgtctgacagcttgaaagaggTTTtgaacactacagtgaaaatggttaactttgttaaagcaaggcccctgaactctcgtgtattttctgcactatgcaatgatatgggcagcgaccatgtaactcTTTTACAATATACAGAAGTGCGTTTTTTTAAAATTGTaacaagcttaaagttttctttactgaccataattttcacttgctTGATGACAAGTTtttcacacgactggcctatctgggtgatgttttttctcacctgcaTGATCTGAATCtaagattacagggactctccacaactgTATTCAGTGTGCGGGataaaattgaggctatgattaagaagttggagctcttctctgtctgcattaacaaggacaacacacaggtctttccatcattgtgtgatttttttgtgtgcaaatgaactcaagcttacggacaatgtcaaatgtgatatagtgaagcaccgattacgcaggtactttcccaaaacggatgacacaaacaactggattcgttatccctttcatgccctgcctccagtccacttaccgatatctaaacaagagagcctcatcgaaattgcaacaagcagttttgtgaaaattgaatttattcagaagccactgccagatttctggattgggctgcgctcagagtattgGAAAattgtgctgttaagacactgatgccctttgcaaccacgtacctatgtgagagtggattctcggccctcactagcatgaaaactacagtgccttgcgaaagtattcggcccccttgaactttgcgaccttttgccacatttcaggcttcaaacataaagatataaaactgtatttttttgtgaagaatcaacaacaagtgggacacaatcatgaagtggaacgacatttattggatatttcaaacttttttaacaaatcaaaaactgaaaaattgggcgtgcaaaattattcagcccctttactttcagtgcagcaaactctctccagaagttcagtgaggatctctgaatgatccaatgttgacctaaatgactaatgatgatgaatacaatccacctgtgtgtaatcaagtctccgtataaatgcacctgcactgtgatagtctcagaggtccgataaaagcgcagagagcatcatgaagaacaaggaacacaccaggcaggtccgagatactgttgtgaagaagtttaaagcccgatttggatacaaaaagatttcccaagctttaaacatcccaaggagcactgtgcaagcgataatattgaaatggaaggagtattagaccactgcaaatccctggatcacagtgcaggtgcatttatacggagacttgattacacacaggtggattgtatttatcatcattagtcatttaggtcaacattggatcattcagagatcctcaccgaacttctggagagagtttgctgcactggaagtaaaggggctgaatcat
This genomic stretch from Oncorhynchus clarkii lewisi isolate Uvic-CL-2024 chromosome 13, UVic_Ocla_1.0, whole genome shotgun sequence harbors:
- the LOC139364701 gene encoding small ribosomal subunit protein uS17 isoform X1, whose product is MADAQTERAYQKQPTIFQNKKRVLVGEGGKEAKEKLPRYHKSVGLGFKTPREAIDGTYIDKKCPFTGNVSIRGRILSGVVTKMKMQRTIVIRRDYLHYIRKYNRFEKRHKNMSVHLSPAFRDVSVGDIVTVGECRPLSKTVRFNVLKVTKAAGAKKQFQKF
- the LOC139364701 gene encoding small ribosomal subunit protein uS17 isoform X2, which gives rise to MTERAYQKQPTIFQNKKRVLVGEGGKEAKEKLPRYHKSVGLGFKTPREAIDGTYIDKKCPFTGNVSIRGRILSGVVTKMKMQRTIVIRRDYLHYIRKYNRFEKRHKNMSVHLSPAFRDVSVGDIVTVGECRPLSKTVRFNVLKVTKAAGAKKQFQKF